A single Pseudomonas putida DNA region contains:
- a CDS encoding alpha/beta fold hydrolase, whose product MQLIPWSFETSEGFTLRGWRSPASGKPLLHFLHGNGFCCLVYQPLLMSLSEHFDVWLSDVQGHGDSDHGGDFRGWNRTAALAVEAFDAGRGEYGEVPRYAVGHSFGGVLTGLMLASQPGLFARAVLLDPVLFSRRMIGVMGAAALVGLHRRHALARKAASRRSHWPDRESARASLQGRGIFKGWSDAALQAYVEHAIGDCGEGVVLKCRPSREVEIFSSFPSRMWAQLASIQVPTLVLYGEQTYPFVPHSVQRLARLNPEVSALQVPGGHCFMQEDPVRCAHEVKAYLMERLAG is encoded by the coding sequence ATGCAGCTGATCCCCTGGTCCTTCGAGACCTCCGAAGGCTTTACCTTGCGTGGCTGGCGCTCGCCAGCCAGCGGCAAGCCGCTGCTGCACTTTCTGCACGGCAACGGCTTCTGCTGCCTGGTCTACCAGCCGTTGCTGATGAGCCTCAGTGAACATTTCGATGTGTGGCTCAGCGATGTGCAGGGCCATGGCGACAGCGACCATGGCGGTGATTTCCGCGGCTGGAACCGTACCGCTGCGCTCGCGGTGGAAGCCTTCGATGCCGGCCGTGGGGAATATGGCGAGGTTCCCCGGTACGCAGTGGGGCACAGTTTCGGCGGCGTGCTGACCGGTTTGATGCTGGCCAGCCAGCCGGGCTTGTTTGCCCGGGCCGTTTTGCTCGACCCTGTGCTGTTCAGCCGGCGCATGATCGGCGTGATGGGCGCCGCTGCGCTGGTTGGCTTGCACCGCCGGCATGCTTTGGCGCGCAAGGCCGCCAGCCGGCGCAGCCATTGGCCGGACCGCGAGTCGGCGCGGGCATCGCTGCAGGGGCGAGGTATATTCAAAGGCTGGAGCGACGCGGCGCTGCAGGCCTATGTCGAGCACGCGATCGGCGATTGCGGTGAGGGTGTGGTGCTCAAGTGCCGGCCCAGCCGCGAAGTCGAGATTTTCAGCTCATTCCCGTCGCGCATGTGGGCGCAGCTGGCTTCCATCCAGGTGCCCACGCTGGTGCTTTATGGCGAACAGACCTACCCCTTCGTGCCGCACTCGGTGCAGCGCCTGGCCAGGCTCAACCCTGAGGTGAGCGCCCTTCAGGTTCCCGGCGGGCACTGCTTCATGCAAGAAGATCCAGTGCGTTGTGCCCACGAGGTAAAGGCGTACTTGATGGAGCGGTTGGCTGGATAG
- a CDS encoding pirin family protein: MKKILGIHRSPHAHWVGDGFPVRSLFTYDNLASKISPFLLLDYAGPYDFTSTSDRRGVGQHPHRGFETVTIVYQGELEHRDSTGAGGLIGPGDVQWMTAANGIIHEEFHSPAFARSGGTLEMVQLWVNLPARDKRAAAGYQTLLSADIPVVQLEGGAGSLRVIAGGYQGHSGPARTFTPMDVWDMHLNAGTSLKLPVAEGRNAALVVLRGSVRVNGEREAGPASLVLLERGGEDVAIEALEGSSLLLLSGEPIDEPIVGYGPFVMNSQAEIAESFDDFHAGRFGQMAGEGAGLDH; encoded by the coding sequence ATGAAAAAGATCCTGGGTATCCACCGTAGCCCTCACGCCCATTGGGTTGGCGATGGCTTCCCTGTGCGCAGCCTGTTCACTTACGACAATCTGGCGAGCAAAATCAGCCCGTTCCTGTTGCTGGACTATGCCGGCCCCTACGACTTCACTTCGACCAGTGACCGTCGCGGCGTCGGCCAGCACCCGCATCGCGGGTTCGAGACCGTGACCATCGTCTACCAAGGCGAGCTGGAGCACCGCGACTCTACGGGCGCCGGCGGCCTGATCGGCCCGGGTGACGTGCAGTGGATGACGGCCGCCAACGGCATCATCCACGAAGAGTTCCATTCCCCGGCGTTTGCCCGTAGCGGCGGCACGCTGGAGATGGTGCAGCTGTGGGTCAACCTGCCGGCGCGTGACAAGCGTGCGGCGGCGGGTTACCAGACGCTGTTGTCGGCGGACATCCCCGTGGTGCAACTGGAAGGCGGCGCCGGCAGTTTGCGGGTGATCGCCGGTGGCTATCAGGGCCATTCGGGCCCGGCGCGGACCTTCACGCCGATGGACGTGTGGGACATGCACCTGAATGCCGGTACCAGCCTGAAATTGCCAGTCGCAGAAGGCCGCAATGCTGCGCTGGTGGTGCTGCGCGGCAGCGTGCGGGTCAATGGCGAGCGTGAAGCGGGCCCGGCCAGCCTGGTGCTGCTGGAGCGCGGTGGCGAAGATGTGGCCATCGAGGCGCTCGAGGGCTCCAGCCTGCTGCTGCTCAGCGGTGAACCGATCGATGAGCCGATCGTTGGCTATGGCCCGTTCGTGATGAACAGCCAGGCAGAGATTGCCGAGTCGTTCGATGACTTCCACGCCGGGCGCTTTGGACAGATGGCGGGCGAGGGGGCTGGCCTCGATCATTGA
- a CDS encoding DNA-3-methyladenine glycosylase family protein produces MPLSHLHAVHRSLSASGQHTLWLRYPTPYHWPSTLAFLAARCIPGIETFRDGTYRRSFSVAGKHAMLEARPANGGRLFIRFSGVPAQFVPALISRIRRFFDLDAEPARIDAELSRDPLMARLLAARPGLRVPQGWDACEQAMRTVLGQQISVAGAMTLAGRLVARHGQPLRLPAAGLTHVFPTPNALANADLENLGMPRARAATLGTLARALLAQPTLLRTGQALEPLLANLCRLKGIGPWSAHYLALRQAGAVDALPLGDVALVKALRLLEGPDAQLAERALAWRPWRAYAAQHLWASLADK; encoded by the coding sequence ATGCCTCTGTCCCACTTGCACGCCGTGCACCGTTCTCTCAGCGCTTCTGGCCAGCACACCTTGTGGCTGCGCTATCCCACACCCTACCACTGGCCTTCCACGCTGGCCTTCCTGGCCGCCCGTTGTATCCCTGGTATCGAAACCTTCCGCGATGGCACCTATCGCCGCAGTTTCAGCGTGGCTGGCAAGCACGCGATGCTCGAAGCCAGGCCGGCCAATGGCGGCCGCCTGTTCATCCGCTTCAGCGGCGTGCCTGCCCAGTTCGTCCCCGCGCTGATTTCCCGCATCCGCCGCTTCTTCGACCTTGACGCCGAACCCGCACGCATTGATGCCGAGCTGTCCCGCGACCCGTTGATGGCCAGGCTGCTCGCCGCCCGCCCAGGCCTGCGCGTGCCACAAGGCTGGGACGCCTGCGAACAAGCCATGCGCACGGTGCTCGGTCAGCAGATCAGCGTGGCCGGTGCCATGACCCTGGCCGGACGCCTGGTGGCCCGCCACGGCCAGCCGTTGCGTCTGCCGGCCGCTGGCCTGACACATGTCTTCCCGACGCCGAATGCACTTGCCAACGCCGATCTGGAAAACCTGGGCATGCCCCGCGCTCGCGCTGCCACCCTTGGTACTTTGGCGCGAGCGTTACTGGCGCAGCCAACTTTGCTACGAACGGGCCAGGCGCTGGAACCGCTGCTGGCCAACCTCTGCCGCCTGAAAGGGATCGGCCCCTGGAGTGCCCACTATCTGGCACTGCGCCAAGCGGGTGCCGTTGATGCATTGCCGCTGGGCGATGTGGCATTGGTCAAGGCGTTACGCCTGCTGGAAGGGCCTGACGCCCAACTGGCCGAGCGCGCCTTGGCCTGGCGCCCTT